A region from the Lentimonas sp. CC4 genome encodes:
- the rfbB gene encoding dTDP-glucose 4,6-dehydratase, with product MSKILVTGGSGFIGSNLVRLLVGEKGESVINLDKLTYAGNAESLADLEGNPNYTFEQVDLCDAAALNAVFAKHQPDTVMHLAAESHVDRSIDGPGEFIQTNIVGTFNLLQASLAYWRSLPEAVRVSSSSVESDSESESSSLLELETSNSNDMKKSDFRFLHVSTDEVYGSLASDAPGFSETHAYDPHSPYSASKAASDHLARSWADTYGLPVLVTNCSNNYGPYQFPEKLIPVVILKCLRGEPIPVYGKGENIRDWLYVTDHAEALYTVVTKGRVGETYNIGGNNERTNLELVQSLCRLMDELHPKDAKFESQVASSSDAEIKDSQLEQPQSGSLSNSVSYERLITFVTDRPGHDMRYAIDPTKIRDELGWEPKEDFESGFRKTVKWYLENRQWWESILDGSYQLERLGEG from the coding sequence ATGAGTAAAATTTTAGTCACAGGCGGATCCGGTTTCATCGGATCGAATCTCGTTCGTCTTCTCGTAGGAGAAAAAGGCGAATCCGTCATCAACCTCGATAAGCTCACATATGCCGGCAACGCCGAGTCACTCGCCGACCTCGAAGGCAACCCGAACTATACCTTTGAGCAAGTCGACCTCTGTGATGCCGCAGCCCTCAACGCAGTCTTTGCAAAGCACCAGCCCGACACGGTCATGCACCTCGCCGCTGAGAGCCACGTCGACCGCTCCATCGACGGCCCCGGAGAGTTCATTCAGACCAACATCGTCGGCACTTTTAATTTACTTCAGGCAAGCTTAGCCTACTGGCGCAGCTTGCCTGAAGCAGTTCGAGTTTCGAGTTCGAGTGTGGAGTCTGACTCAGAGTCCGAGAGTAGTTCATTGCTCGAACTCGAAACTAGTAACTCGAACGACATGAAGAAATCGGATTTTCGATTTCTTCATGTGTCTACCGACGAAGTCTACGGCTCACTTGCATCCGACGCGCCTGGCTTCTCTGAAACGCACGCTTACGACCCGCATTCCCCGTATTCCGCATCTAAAGCTGCGTCCGATCACCTCGCACGCTCCTGGGCCGATACCTACGGCTTGCCAGTATTAGTCACGAATTGCTCAAACAATTACGGGCCGTATCAATTTCCAGAAAAGCTGATCCCTGTCGTCATTCTCAAATGCCTCCGCGGCGAACCAATCCCCGTTTACGGTAAAGGCGAAAACATCCGCGACTGGTTGTATGTGACCGACCACGCCGAAGCACTCTACACCGTCGTCACCAAAGGCCGAGTGGGCGAGACCTACAACATCGGGGGTAATAATGAGCGGACGAACCTGGAACTCGTTCAATCGCTCTGCCGATTAATGGATGAGTTGCATCCTAAGGATGCAAAGTTCGAGTCACAAGTTGCTAGTTCGAGCGATGCAGAAATCAAAGACTCACAACTCGAACAACCGCAGAGCGGTTCGCTCTCGAACTCTGTCAGTTACGAACGATTGATCACTTTCGTAACTGACAGACCCGGTCACGACATGCGCTACGCGATCGATCCCACGAAGATCCGCGACGAACTCGGCTGGGAACCCAAAGAAGACTTTGAAAGCGGTTTTCGTAAAACGGTAAAGTGGTATCTCGAGAATCGTCAGTGGTGGGAGTCTATCCTGGATGGTTCGTATCAGTTAGAGCGTTTGGGGGAAGGCTGA
- a CDS encoding four helix bundle protein, giving the protein MKTHQDFEEMEVWQDGQDLAVSVYTDFAAVKDYSFCDQIKRAAVSVSNNIAEGAERATNPEFARFLDIAKGSSGEVRSMYRLAQRLKMIEFRSSMNAVDNVRVFPVN; this is encoded by the coding sequence ATGAAGACACATCAAGACTTTGAAGAGATGGAAGTGTGGCAGGATGGCCAAGATCTGGCCGTTTCAGTTTATACTGATTTCGCAGCAGTGAAGGACTATTCGTTTTGTGATCAAATCAAGCGAGCAGCGGTTTCGGTCAGCAACAACATTGCGGAAGGAGCTGAGCGGGCCACGAACCCCGAGTTTGCCAGGTTCCTTGACATTGCAAAGGGATCTTCTGGTGAAGTGAGAAGTATGTATCGCCTCGCCCAGCGGTTGAAAATGATAGAGTTTCGGTCGTCGATGAACGCTGTGGACAATGTAAGAGTATTTCCCGTCAATTAG